A DNA window from Stenotrophomonas sp. 57 contains the following coding sequences:
- a CDS encoding tetratricopeptide repeat protein produces the protein MMPMNMRSLLQPLALTGLSLALAACVTSAPPVVKPVDTTTPAQRLAAVDAAAGPDDKELSVQPLRDSQVEDLRVTAQAQRQAGDLAGAASSLDHALEIVAGDPAVLQERAELALLQGQWAQAETFARKAVDLGSKTGPLCRRHWATIEQSRLARSEKENAVSAHAQIEGCTVPGIKRY, from the coding sequence ATGATGCCGATGAACATGCGATCCCTGCTGCAGCCCTTGGCCCTGACCGGCCTCAGCCTGGCCCTGGCCGCCTGCGTGACCAGCGCGCCGCCGGTGGTCAAGCCGGTCGATACCACCACGCCGGCGCAGCGCCTGGCCGCCGTGGACGCGGCCGCTGGCCCGGACGACAAGGAGTTGTCGGTGCAGCCGTTGCGTGACTCGCAGGTGGAAGATCTGCGCGTGACCGCGCAGGCGCAGCGCCAGGCCGGCGATCTGGCGGGTGCTGCCAGCAGCCTGGACCATGCGCTGGAGATCGTGGCCGGTGATCCGGCGGTGCTTCAGGAACGTGCCGAGCTGGCGCTGCTGCAGGGGCAGTGGGCGCAGGCAGAGACGTTCGCACGCAAGGCGGTCGACCTCGGCTCGAAGACGGGGCCGCTGTGCCGCCGGCACTGGGCGACGATCGAGCAGTCGCGCCTGGCGCGGAGTGAGAAGGAGAATGCGGTGTCGGCGCATGCGCAGATTGAAGGCTGCACCGTGCCGGGGATCAAGCGGTACTGA
- the mrcB gene encoding penicillin-binding protein 1B, whose translation MPRRYDSDDIDDFDDDDQQDNGPLWRRRLITWSMAVVALGLGFLIPYTLYLNQQVTQRFGELRWQIPTRVYARPLVLTPGKAMDAATLKTELAASAYRDDGQGKEPGTYAVNGGRFVISSRGYNDVDGRVAPRRLELSLSDGAVGSLRDAGDRKALKAARLDPARIATLYGQKQEERRLIRMDEAPDLLVTGLQAVEDKDFNRHHGIDLSGIARAVWVTIRSGGQSRQGASTLTQQLARSGLLGIGKEQTITRKFNEVLYALIMEARYDKRTIFEAYLNQVYLGQRGSQAIHGMSSGAEFWFGRDLQSLETEQIALLIGLVKGPSFYDPRRNPERALDRRNFVLGKLHEATLIDDAEYQRALKAPLGVPKTPGLVAANRFPAYVDLVRRQLGHDYPESALQGAGLSVMTGMSPSAQAYAEGAVTRTIKSLESKRRPELQAGMVLTDVHNGDVLAVIGSREVSEVGFNRAIEAQRPVGSLLKPFVYLLALAQPDRYSLASWVDDSPVTVQLGRGRNWSPGNADNRSHGTVRLIDALAHSYNQATVRVGMQVGPERVTQLIHVLAGIKAEANPAVILGSTDQSPYAMAQLYQFLASGGEIQPLHAVRGVLDPQGKLLKRYDKTPAPAQEGDSIAANLISVGLQQVVASGTAQRLNADGLGRLQPAGKTGTTNDGRDSWYAGYTGDHLAVIWIGNDQNEQAGLYGATGAMRVWSGIFQRLPSAPLRVSNKGLDWQSVAPTGLNTTDEGCPGARRFPFVVGYAPAYAPCAPAVPPDGQGGAEGEGGGWRSWFGLDRKPDTPAEPAAATPPPSR comes from the coding sequence GTGCCCCGACGCTACGATTCCGACGACATCGACGATTTCGACGACGACGACCAGCAGGACAACGGCCCGCTGTGGCGGCGCCGGCTGATCACCTGGAGCATGGCTGTGGTCGCGTTGGGATTGGGTTTCCTGATCCCCTATACGCTGTACCTGAACCAACAGGTGACCCAGCGCTTCGGCGAACTTCGCTGGCAGATCCCGACCCGCGTGTACGCACGCCCGCTGGTGCTCACGCCCGGCAAGGCGATGGACGCGGCGACCCTGAAGACCGAGCTCGCCGCATCCGCCTACCGCGATGACGGGCAGGGCAAGGAGCCGGGCACCTACGCGGTGAACGGCGGGCGCTTCGTCATTTCCAGCCGTGGCTACAACGATGTGGATGGCCGGGTTGCCCCGCGCCGGCTTGAGTTGTCGTTGTCCGATGGAGCGGTCGGCTCGCTGCGCGACGCCGGCGACCGCAAGGCGCTGAAGGCCGCGCGGCTGGACCCGGCCCGCATCGCCACCCTGTACGGCCAGAAGCAGGAAGAACGCCGCCTGATCCGCATGGATGAGGCGCCGGACCTGCTGGTGACCGGCCTGCAGGCGGTGGAGGACAAGGACTTCAATCGCCACCACGGCATCGACCTGTCCGGCATTGCGCGCGCGGTGTGGGTGACGATCCGCTCCGGTGGCCAGAGCCGCCAGGGCGCCTCCACGCTGACCCAGCAGCTGGCCCGCAGCGGCCTGCTCGGGATCGGCAAGGAGCAGACGATCACCCGCAAGTTCAACGAAGTGCTGTACGCGCTGATCATGGAAGCGCGCTACGACAAGCGCACCATCTTCGAGGCCTATCTCAACCAGGTGTACCTGGGCCAGCGCGGCAGCCAGGCGATCCACGGCATGTCCTCCGGGGCCGAGTTCTGGTTCGGCCGTGACCTGCAGTCGCTGGAAACCGAGCAGATCGCGCTGCTGATCGGCCTGGTCAAGGGGCCGTCCTTCTACGACCCGCGACGGAACCCGGAACGGGCGCTGGACCGCCGCAACTTCGTGCTGGGCAAGCTGCACGAGGCTACGCTGATCGACGATGCCGAGTACCAGCGTGCGCTGAAGGCACCGCTGGGCGTACCGAAGACCCCGGGCCTGGTCGCAGCCAACCGCTTCCCGGCCTATGTGGACCTCGTCCGACGCCAGCTTGGCCATGACTATCCGGAATCGGCGCTGCAGGGCGCGGGCCTGAGCGTGATGACCGGTATGTCGCCGTCCGCGCAGGCCTATGCCGAAGGCGCGGTGACCCGCACCATCAAGTCGCTGGAAAGCAAGCGTCGCCCTGAACTGCAGGCCGGCATGGTGCTGACCGACGTGCACAACGGTGACGTGCTGGCGGTGATCGGCAGCCGTGAAGTTTCCGAGGTGGGCTTCAACCGCGCGATCGAGGCACAGCGGCCGGTCGGCTCGCTGCTGAAGCCATTCGTGTACCTGCTCGCGCTGGCGCAGCCGGACCGCTACTCGCTGGCCAGCTGGGTCGACGATTCACCGGTGACCGTGCAGCTCGGCCGTGGCCGCAACTGGAGCCCGGGCAATGCGGACAACCGCAGCCATGGCACGGTGCGCCTGATCGACGCGCTGGCCCATTCCTACAACCAGGCCACGGTGCGCGTGGGCATGCAGGTCGGCCCGGAGCGGGTGACCCAGCTGATCCATGTGCTGGCCGGCATCAAGGCCGAAGCGAATCCGGCGGTGATCCTCGGGTCGACCGACCAGAGCCCGTATGCGATGGCGCAGCTGTACCAGTTCCTGGCATCCGGTGGTGAGATCCAGCCGTTGCATGCGGTGCGTGGCGTGCTTGATCCGCAGGGCAAGCTGCTCAAGCGTTATGACAAGACCCCGGCACCGGCGCAGGAGGGCGATTCGATTGCCGCCAACCTGATCAGCGTCGGCCTGCAGCAGGTGGTCGCCAGCGGTACTGCCCAGCGTTTGAATGCTGATGGCCTGGGTCGCCTGCAGCCCGCTGGCAAGACCGGCACCACCAACGATGGCCGTGACAGCTGGTATGCCGGTTACACCGGTGATCACCTGGCAGTGATCTGGATCGGCAACGACCAGAACGAGCAGGCCGGCCTGTACGGCGCCACCGGTGCGATGCGGGTCTGGTCGGGCATCTTCCAGCGCCTGCCAAGCGCACCGTTGCGTGTCAGCAACAAGGGGCTGGACTGGCAGTCGGTGGCGCCCACCGGCCTCAACACGACCGATGAAGGCTGCCCGGGCGCCCGCCGCTTCCCGTTCGTGGTCGGTTACGCGCCAGCGTATGCGCCGTGCGCGCCGGCGGTGCCGCCGGACGGGCAGGGCGGTGCCGAAGGTGAAGGCGGTGGCTGGCGCAGCTGGTTCGGCCTGGACCGCAAACCGGATACACCCGCCGAACCTGCCGCCGCCACTCCTCCCCCAAGCCGATGA